The DNA segment GACCAATCTTATGATCAGTCACTAATTTTTGTGCTACCACATGTGCAAAGATTACTGATTATAATGAAGATATAATGAAGGGaggcatttaatcaaaatttgtcatctgacaaattgtcagatGTTTAAGGGGattccaacccaaataaaaagttgtttttatcagaagaaaaaaatcagacaagttcaTGGGtgaaagttttgaaaaattggacaagctgTGAGgaagttctgattttttttttaatttgtaaaagttTGTAATCACTATatatggagacttcaaattggctgcattGGTGATGTCATACTGATGTGAGGCAAGAAAGTACTCTCATATTTACTTCGATACATAAAATTGttaaattctctttttttatagttttatttCAACTATGTTCTTCTTTCATAAGGATATAAGGCTTTATATCCTCTATAAACTGAATCCTATATGCTGAATGGTCtgaatagcatcatgtgaccaaacatattctaTTTTGcgatgtttaaaatgaaacGCCCACTGAAGAAATGTTACTATTCTGTGACGTCAATGGCGGAAAAgtgcactattccatcattCACGTCACAGATCATGATCTCTCAGGTGCACCGGTCAGCGAGGTGATTCTACCAGGCAAGTCCCtcggaaaaaaatagtaatgccaTTCCAACCTCCAACAAATAATTCCTGCTACacttactcaaagcctggtatatttgtatatcatGCCAAATTGGTTATATTCGGATtgctgccccaggggaatgagTAATTTTGAGAAAACCGCAAATCCCTTATAAAGTACATTGTCCTTCCACGTATCGTAATTTatttacccagttgccaatttgaaatctacacagctttagggatctcaattttaaaacagtcATAACATTTCATGACTAAGGTTGGATTCATCCCTTTTTAAAGTTTCCTTGGCTTTGATTAGCTGAGAAGCAAAGGAGGGCTTTTCATTTAACACTTTGTCCAACGACTTGTCTGATCTGAAGgtttccttggttttgattggcagAGAAGGATTCGTATTATGGAAACTGTCAGACAAAACAAACTGTGTCTGATAAATCATCCAAAACACTTCCCAGCTGtcttaaaggcctggtcacaccgccggagcgttgttggagtggtcatggagcggagagaaaaaatcatcaccgctcgctaccgttcaccattttttatttcgattgcttttttttttttttcgattttttccccaattttgtgcgcgaaattcgaccctctctccctaccgctccaacaacgctcgggcagtgtgaccagCCTTTTGTTACTGTGGGACATTTGTTCAATGCtgacaattttcacaaaactgatCCCATGGACACtgtatgaaatttcaaaggaatGTCTGATACTTACTTATCACTTTTCAGAGGcttcattaatttctttgttttcgaTGGCTTCTTTTTCGCCATCCGTTTTTCCAGGGCTTTCCGAGCCTTTGTCGTTTCTTGAAGTCTCTTTTTCCGAATCacttctttctcctttcttttcttgattttctccttttccctgaAAACCAACAAATACAAAAGTcatttcactaatcaaatctttttCTCATTTACCCCATTTTCCTTGAAAAGCAACAGATAAAAAGAACCTCACGAATAGAACAAAACATACCGGTTATCAAAAATACTTATTTCTGCTGTGTCATATGATTTGTAGATTACTCCTAATTATCTATTTACCCTCATCTGTTttgggttttctttttaaacagtGGCTTAACtgaaaaatttcaaatttgcgAAAAAAGCCCAGAAAGTTTGAACATAAAGACAAATTTCCACAACCTCAGAACTGACAATTATATATTTCCTGTTCTTCAAGACGACTTGAATTACTATATTTCTACCTTTCTCTATTTTGATATGACAATATGCTGAGTCCACGCATTGATActattacatgtaggtttaaTGTTTAATTCTGAGGTATGAATGAGGTGATACACGTAGCAAAGTTAAATTTGAAGCAAAACTGCCATCTATTCACCATTCAGGAAAAAATCTAATGAGAAAAATAGGGAAACCATACATGTACTCAACTACCCAACACAATCCaattaaagaaatcaaaatgtaTAAATCCGGATGGTGAAAATCTGCAGTATTTACTCTTAACTCGGGCCAAAGATCAACTTCTTTTTCAGAAAGAATACAAGGCTTACTTCTTTTTGCGTTTGGCTTCTTTTTGCTGAAAGCTTGGGGCTGGGTCCTCCTTGTACAGTCTAGTGCTGTAGAAATACCAGTATTTGGCCCCTTTAGAATCTGTTCCCAGTGGCTCTACACGCAGTTGTTCCCCTAGATAATCCTAAACATTGAAAATGATTGATTAATGATTAGAAAATCCTGACGCAATGAAGaaagatgaattaaaataaacaaatacatgtatatcataaagAGGTCTACATGATAGTTACTCAAGTAAAGAGATTACCTACATGTgcataaaagaaataaaagaataaacttTATATCCATGGTTATTACTTTTCTTTTGGGGTACGAGTGTCTCTTTCAAATGGTGTCCAGAAAAACTGGTGTATACTCATGAAAACCATAATAGCTCTATGTCAAACTCAAGCTTGTCATCATCATGTCTATTgcaaccattatcatcatcattatcatcatcctcatcatcatcatcatcatcctcatcataatcatcgtttTCCTAATTTCATTATCCTAATCCTTAACCCCTAACACCGCCACCCCATTAAAAtgtatctttatttttcatcctcATCCTCATTTTCTTATCACTCTTGCATGAATTCCTATCTCAtgtcatcaacattatcatcaacattatcacaaACATCCTCACACCACCACctccatcattatcataatcatcataatcatcagcagcagcagcaccatcaccactatcatcatcatcctcatcatcatcaacatcatcatcatcattcatcatcactatcatcaccatcaactatcatcatcatcatcactgtcatcaccaccatcattatcatcatcaacagtaTTCACCACCAACACtatcatcatctccaccatcatTGCCACTACTTTCctcacctccatcatcatcatcaccaccatcaccaacactatcatcatcaccatcatctttccCCTCCTCCATTTCACCCTAATCCTCACCGCCCCCTTTTATCGGTTCTATCCATATCAAAGTCATCAtaccatcaccatgatcatcatgacATCACCACCATCTACCTACCAGTACTgccttttatcatcatcatcatcatcctcatcatcatcatcatcctcatcaccatcaccatcaaaatcaccatcaccatcaaaatcatcatcaccatcaaaatcatcatcatcaccttcaaaatcatcatcatatcatcaatgatgatcatcatcaccatcaaaatcatcctcctcctcatcatcatcatcactattacaTCCACCACCATTCTTCACTCGCTAACACCGTTTGTAAGTGGGGGCAAGATTCTCCACAAAGCACTTTGATCATTGTCTTATTCAACATCACCATCCACCTACCAGTACAGCCACCTACTTCTCACCCCCTAGAACTCCTCCTCAATGCAAATTTAACATCATGTACTACTGTAGCCCTCTTCAAAGTCATCATCATTCTTTCCATACTACCTTACCCTTTCAGCCTATTAATAAAGGCATattattaaaaagttgtaaaaaaaaagtgggaaaGAAACTTCTGTATTTTTCCCCTTGAAATGTGGACTGGTTGCCAAgaatcgcatacattcgtacttccgaagctttgttattccgaaggttcgtatttcagaaggtttgtaattccgaaggttcgttagtccaaatacgaaatgaggttcataattccgaaggttcgttaatccgaaccttcggaacaaggaaccttatttcgttttcggattaacgaagcttcggaacaacgaaccttatttcgttttcggattaacgaaccttcttaacatcgaaccttatttcgtattatcgaatcttcggaattacgaagtgtaacagCAAGAATAACATTTACCTTTAACAGGGAGACGTCTGCCGCATCGAGCCTGAAATCACAGAGCGAGTGAAGAATCTCTACTTTGATCAGGGTTGGCAAGCCCTTGAATGTCGCATCCTCTAGGTTCAGAGGGTTCACACGCCCCTCCACCAGCTCCCATTGCTTCTTCATGAACTCTCGTAGGTGCCGATGATAGTTGGCAATTCTGTAAAGGAGATCAAAAGCAAGAGCAAGTTATTAAACAAACATACTTTACATGTTTCAACCACTGAAGTAAAATTGTCATCATCTATAGATCATTTAGATGacaaacaagtttttatttttacgcTCATGATCATTAAGATCAACCATGAGTATTATAATATTCCAGGGGgtttgtttcacaaagatttaagcgtGACTTTAGAGACTCACACTTAAATTCCCAGTTATATGCGAAATACGATGCATCACCTCATTGCCAGtgagggacagtgattttctgttttaccggtaaataaaacagaaattctGTTAAGTTCTTATACTTTTTATGtaaaaattcatggaattcacCTTTGCAAAACGGAATAcaggtttttgctgtgtacattttcagtgacaaaaTGGAATTTCCATTGTTAGATCAAGTTTAAAAAggaattacagattttcagaaacgtagaagaccattttttttacacgAAAAATCATTGTCTCTACATTGGTCAGGTCATACCCTGTAACCATCACTCAGATTACGCATTACATATCATGTGTGTATCCACCTTTGAGGCTTACACGTAAGGATGACTCTACGTCAcacttaactctttgtgaagCATCCACCTGGCTTAACTTCTTGCCATATTGatctacattttaaaaaaagaaaaaaatgttgcctATGTCTGCAACCGATTGATACACATTCTTCTTCTCTTCTGATGAAGTACAGTCCAccatctggtgggtgtttcataaagctgttcgtaagttaatagtgactttaagaacgactggtgatcctttctagtggcaaatggtacatgtatattcattggcgaaggtttagtgcgtaagaaaggttcaccagttgttcttaaagtcgctcttaacttacaaaaagctttatgaaacggcccacATGTGTATAATCGTACTATATTTGGCAGGCCCGGTGTGGAGTATGTAcaaggattttgatgagaaaggaaGCATTTGAGGCCATAACGTGAAATACCTGCAGTTCAATAGTATTTTACCATTGACTCAATAGAATTTTAAATGACAATCTATCTCTGTGGAGTAACCCTTGCAATCATTTGTAAGCAGATCTATCCTTTCACACTCATTTAATCAAGGTTACTACTCCATGTGCggcaaaataaggttggcaatgtttggcttattttctctttttctttggaaCAAATGCTTGCTTTTTGGACACTGTCTGTCACCCATTACAGTTATCATATAACTTTGCtcttaaaatgattttgattctttttttattatttttctgaattAAAAACAGACTGAAAATGACAATTTCCTTGCGATAATACTTTcccaaaaatatgcccaaaatccaagtttttgagtgctctggtgaatacaaaaattattcccaaaatactaatgaaaaacatttgcaactgtatggaaattagtatttttggtcacaCAAGTGATATCttgaaaatttacaattttttttaaagtgtgctCTGTGTACTGCATCAATTGGCATAGCATAGTCCTACCTgaagattccccacaggcaggatggttgcagtgagcaAGTGTCCTTTTAGTTTTACTAGAATCAAGCAGATGCATGTATGCATAGTGCAGAGAAGGGACAAAGGATACTGATTACTTGGGGCATTGTTAtgcctagaccaaaagcttcggtctctgttttatCGGTTGTTCCGCAACTTCCGCTGAACTTCATGGCTCCAGtcaccaattacagagaccCAATTTctaactcgatctgtacagggatggccatatgtttatggaTTAAGTTCGGATCAACCATGGAAGTGGGAGTTGCGCAACAGCCAAATACTGTAAGTCgctgtttttcccccttttaagtttttatttcctGTTTTAGTGTGTTCCAGGCtaaaacagaataataatctttattttggtccagttctttttatatattttatgaaacaaagaCAATAATCGATGAGCCCCGTCAGAGGgattttgcattattaaccccctaatggtggctgcgcgatagcgagccatctgtgtcaaggagaaattttttaataatgttaaaaaactcctaaaaacagacggctgccagctgtctatgtTATGCCATACTGTAATACCACTTACGTGATGTCTTTACGGGAGTCAGGGAAGCATCCTTTCAACAGCGCCACCAATAGGTCTGGTAGAAATGGACTTGTTTCCTGGCCAGCATCAAGGAAAAGAGCTTCCTCTAAAtcctgaaatataaaaataaaaatgaaactcaataaaatgaattcaggtttaaagtgattttccatttggaaaaaaagtgtacCACCTTGCTTGCACGTGGATCACGATTACCGGTAGTAAAAAGTTTTTTATGACAATTTGATTCATTGTCATTccttgatcatcatcatctgctgTAGTCTTCAAAGGGCTCTGCAGCCTATCTGGAAGATTAAATTAGACTTGGACGCACGTTATGAGGGGTGATAAATATTATCAAAGTGATTTTGCAGGAGATTTTGGAAGCTGTCAAACAAAACTGCATTTACTATTTCAAGAGGGAGTTTATTCCATTCAGGCACAGATCGTTGGGCAAAGCTTCACAAAGGCAAATTTTCCTTTCTAATTCACAACCATAACAAATTACAATGTCCACATGCCAAACAATTCGTCCAAATCTTTTGGTAAACTTAAAGCTGTAGGCCTAAAGGGTCTATATTTCCTTTCATTCACATGAAAgttattattttcttgtaaatgTAAGATTCACCCACATGATCAACTGATCAGATTTTAATATgcattttcaaacatttttaactcattttattttaatttaacatctttctttaaacatgtttttaaaaaggcagtgtatacagccacacgcgtgtgtctttaccatccagccacacgcgtgtggttatatccagaacacctatttgtggataccgccacacgccgccagtaataacagtaaaacgcgtatgtaggtctgaccgtctatatcacgatcaaaataacctcatttcttcattaaattcttacattctaaaccactctgatttctttaaatcgtttcaatttcattctcaccgtcttctttccttgcttttcttgtcgttacaaaaggccgcctgttaaatagcaaatttccacactttttctacttgtgtcgattctctactgactctaggctatgtgcgtgtacgtgcgtacgtacgaaactcGGGATTCGTGCATGCTTAACGCTTGGTACGAAAATTATTCGTACCAAACGTAAACGTAACCCAAACTGTATATgtctactgcgctgcgctaacgctgtatgggtctgccaccgtaccgcgaaggaagccagaatcgacacaagtagaaaaagagaatttgctgttaaacagacgaccgtttgtaacaagacaagaaaagcaaggagagaagacggtgagaatgaaattgaaatgatctaaggatatcaaaggggtttagaatgtaagaatttaatgaagaaatgaggttattttgatcgtgatatagacggtcagacctacacacgtgttttactgttattactggcggcgtgtggcggtatccacagataggccTAGGTGttctggggccgattgcacgaaagggtctttgcaaggaacgtctttcgtgtcgcccatcttttatgatgcgccatgtgaaacgcattttaaataaatcatctgcaaacatatttcattcgtccgttaaaataaacaaaatatttgtctataaaatgatgtgatatatcatgaaattgtataaaatttgatttaaaagcaagttaacgaatcttattctttatcataaatttcagaaacacccccgcttatagcgtatcataaaagatgggcgacacgaaagacgatccttggaaagaccctttcgtgcaatcggcccctggatataaccacacgcgtgtggctggatggtaaagacacacgcgtgtggctgtatacactgctttttaaaaaatgtacgATTCTGAAGTTTGACACACTCACATGACTGTAAAATGCAGATCTATTGAGTGAATTCTTACCTCAATCTCAAAGTCTGGTAGGTGAAAAGTCGATCCAAAGAGGGAGCAAAAGTGAGCTATCGCAGGAACCTTCCACCAACTTCTTATTTCTTCAATAGACACGTCCCCAGACATGCCCGAGCTGCCGGGCTCAGACTCTTGTGCGTTTGGCATCTTGATTGATTCGAAATTCCCCTTCAATTCGAACGATTCTTTCCCTTAATTTGACGGCGATATTCGTTAGAATTCCGGGAGATCGTTGGTATGGCAGGATGAAATGAGAAGGTATCCAAAAGAATGACGATATCCCATCATTTTTGGTGGAGATCTATCTAATCTAATGACTTACACATCGCTCTTCGCCGAAATTCACTACGATCATTTCAGCGGCGCATACCGTACACACTATAGCTGGCCGACTACCGTACCGCGCGGCGGCTCGCATTTGTCAACGCAAACCACCGGCAAAGTACAGACCTTGATCGCCGGGTTGGACTGAGAGCTTTGAGGTCACTGTCGGGCTGGGCTAGCGAGCTGGCACACACACAATACACGCTCGCACACAGAGACACAGACACACAAAGCTAAGTTCGCGTGAAGGTAGATGCCAATAAATCTAATTGCGGGTATTCTCCTCTCAGTTTCCGTACGATTACGCTTAGAGCAACTTAAATATATGTTTATTATATAATTTACGatttaaatacatatttttgacAATCATTTAACTGATATTTTTAACTAATATTGCAAAAGTAAGACGATTTAATTTATTGTTGTGttaataaatatagtaaagaacAACAAACGCTTGTAATTAAATTGGTAAAGCTAGAGTCGAATAAAACTTTCGACCTATCGGATGTAATCTTCATTCTATAGCAGGTCAGGTGATATCGGCTGCCCAAGCGCGCGCTCTCAAATCAGCTGGTACACTATCAATACGTACGGTACGCATGTCAGGCTCAAGGCTAAGCTGAATTTTCTGAAAAGTGATACAGGCTGGAGGATGGAGTAGACGCATGATCTGTTGGCCAGATCCTGGTGATATGTATAGTGACATCTGAGGAGTTGGTGGTCCAGATCCAGTACAGTGTAAGTGTCACAAGAAAACAGTTAACATAGTTAACAGCGTTTCCAGCACACAACGGCAGAATTTAGAAGCAAACATGTGCAATCCTCAACTCTCGAGTCAAGGACAAGTAAACaatgaaattttgcatttttgcatCAAATGATCATGATAAATTTATTCACTAGCCGGCCAGCGTAAATTCAAGCAGCAGCAAACACtttttttgcgggggggggtTAAACTATTAATCACCCTACTTGAATCATATGACGTTATTAGGCTATTTACACCCAATGCAAGTATGATCCAATCCCAAGGAACGTTTTCCTTTCATTCGTCTAACTTTTTATATACTTGCATTATTAATTAGATATCTTCTTCATTAATGAGAAATGTGACTCTAGACTATTAAAATGCTTAGCCTTAGTCCAGTCACTTTCATGACTATTGGAAAAATAATTCCCTCTACATCAGGgtaggaattatttttttttaggggctacttttttttacattggggctaccactgaatatcttggggctattttcaaattcatgggGCTACTTTTTTATCACATATCAGCAATTACCTTTTGACTACGAGACTCACTGACTACATGCTCTAGAACagataataatttgtttttttgaaCTAGGATAAAttagtttattgaaaaaaatgtagatGGCCTTAACAGATATTGGTTTACTTTAAATGGTGTAAGCTCCAATTTTACttatagtatacatgtacatttgaacATGAAGAGAAGAAACGAGGCCTACAGCCAACTACAGACATTGCTGAATGATCCAGAAATCTCTACACTACAGCCAaatcttggtgatgatggtggtgatgattgatGCTGTTGGTGCCGATGACGATGCTGGTgctgataatggtgatgatgatggtggtgctggtgattatggtgatgatgatggaatggTGCTGATattggtggtcatgatgatagtgatgatggtggtgatgatgactgtGGTGGTGCTGATagaggtggtgatgatgatgataatggtggtggtgatggtgcagctgatgatgatgaagaatagATCTTGGCCTTTATTTGTTACCGTAccttatttgaattatttcattttgtttaaataaaagttctcatatatttttaatcaatttcaaGGTCCCTGCTGCTTATGTTTGCTGAAAAAGATGGAGATTTTTCATCATTCCAGGTGCTTCTCCCAACTTCTGCTCTGCCTCGGACTGTTCTACTCAACAAGGGCTGATGGTGGCATCCCACTTTCGAAGTACTTGGATGAGAGAAACCAGTTTCTACAGAATGAAATTGTGCGAGGTGTTGGAGCAGATCTGGTCCTGAACCAAAAAGAGAAGAGAGTGGACGATATTTTGCTGGCAGCAAAGAAAAAGGAGTTCATTGAGGGGTTTGCAGAGACATTCCCACCAACTGTGAATTTCTTGGAAGGAAAACCGCTTGTTGAAAAAAGTGTTGTATTTGACATCATTAAAAGAATGCCAAAAGGTAACATACAATGTAACATacaattttatgtttttttaatagtttcaTATTTGGGGTGTTAATGAAAGAAGAAGTTTTTACATTTCTATTGTAGTGTTGGGAGAAAGAATCCTCTATGAAATTGTAATATTCCATGTTTATACTTAATTAACTCTTAACCCAGGACCAAAGTTCAATTGAAAGCAGTTGGATttgcaactggtttcaattggttttaactagAATATAACactttccagttgaaaccaattggaacccgtcgggcaactggaaatccttactggaaccagttgggtaactggaaatgacttccaactggaaataatttctaactggaaccagttagGTAACTGGAAATTCTAAATTTATCATTGAATTGAACTTACTGCAGCTCGGTTTAGGGCTCGATTTACAAAATGATACCTATGTGCTGCACCAAAACAAAAATAGGGGGCTCTGGAACTAACCTTTGATCCTTAAATGGGGGTCTCCCGAACTACTCTAGGATCACTGATTGCTAAATGCAATGCTCCGGAACGGCACAAATCAAGCATGTTTGCTGCATGAATTTGCATAAAATTGGTCATTAAGTTTTTGCGTGATGAACAGTCAACAGTCTCTGAACCAAAAATCTCTGAATCGCTGAGCAGAGTTGTCCTTTGAATTTACGCAGCCAATGGCAATTTGCCAGTGTGGTGCGCTGAGTCTGAGCGGGCACTcgaatgaaaaatcacaaatttgagGGTCCCTGGAACGGGGGAAAATAGGGATTTTTTTGCTCTCTAAATTGGTGATGCTCTGGAACGGAAATTTAAGGTGAAAATGGGGCTCTCGACCGCGGCACATacgtatcatacatgtatactacatTGTAAGTACACTCCTCGGGGTATAGGGCCAAATGTTGACAGTAATTAAGGGTAAAGTGTCCTAACCTTGTCATGGTTTATAGGGGAATTCAACCATGGTCATGAAATGGTATTCATGAGACAGGAGGAAATTAAGAATGGTAAAAGAAATCAGATAATGAATTGGAGAGTTATTGCTGTTTTAGAAATGAGATTACTCCAACTACTGGggtattcaaattttaaattaattattcaaaatcaatttaaagtCAGTAAGTTATGGCAATATTGTGTTGACAGCTTTCCCATAGGCTTTGTCCTTTGTACCCTATTTATATGCCTGCATTTGTTATGTTATAAGATACCTCTTATAAGACTAAGAAAGCCATGACTTCTGTTGTGTTTTGGACTCCAGGGGGCATCCTCCACATTCATGAGATTTCAATGGCCGATCCGTGGTGGGTGATTCAGACAATTACGTATCTTCCGCACCTACACTACTGCGTCATGGACGATTACTTCTCGTCAATCCACTTCAAGTTTTCAGAGGCCATGCCCCAGGAGAAGCCAGCGGAATGCAAGACGGAGTGGCTCCTCGTCTCCGAAGAAAGAGAGGCGATGGGCTCCTCTTCTTTTGATCAGTTGTAAGTGTGGCAGTGCTTTGTgtcaatgataattataatgataatcataataataaaatataaattattaattatagTGATAATAATTTCATGAGCATCTTTGAATGGAGTGTGCAGTCAATAACACatttataatgatgatattaataataatgataataataaaactttgatgataatatttcatcttcatatttAAACATAAAAGGCAACCATATTATGACCGAATTATTGTGAGACACAAAAATGTTATTAACTCGtgttttggttaatgaaattatgaaaagtgACGACCAGGCATTCTAATCCATACTTGTCCAGTTGTTACTGACTGGAtcagtgaaaacttttttcgTATTAAGATAATCAAACAATGAGTGTATACTTCCAAATTTTAATGGTCTCCAAAAATCAGCAGTTGcttaaatgtgaaaaaaaattgggcttCCCTAAAAATGGCAATGTATGATTACTATTTTCTACCCTACTGCAGGCTATACCATAACTTGACTATGTTTGCGCAGCACCCGGACGATGTGTACGCAAACACGACGATGTCCTGGCTTCGGTTCCTGAAGGCGTTGAACTCTCTGACGGACCTGTACTACAGCACCACATCGTTTGAACTGTTTGTGAGGCAGAGTCTCCTTCAGATGGTCCAGGACAATGTCCAGTATGTGGAGATCAGATCCTTGCTCTTTCCGGTGAGTTTGTTTGACCAAAGACTTGGAGGGTGGGGTCAGCATGGGATGGATTGGGCCTCGACCCTCTCAGGGGGCCtcttccattgacaagtggatatcTATCATGCATGTCCAAATAGACCTAAAAGGTATCTGATTTAAGATGTTGCATGTTTAGTATGTGATGTAATATAGGTGGCCCAAAATGCTGACAAAAAAGTGTTTAGACCTTCTTGTCGTGTGGTAATCTACGTCATTAGGGTTCAATTTTGTTCAAGAGTATAGAACACtagaatatattttaaaagagtatactttTAGCTTGTTTGGGGGAGGCATGTGTATAGGGTCCAATAAGGGGGGAACATGTTACTTCTCTGTAATCAAAGTAAATAGAAATTCTGAAAAAATTTTAagtcctcattatcatcattctaCTTTCTAAGATGCTAAAATAATTTGGGAATACACAACTGGAGTTTATTCTTacaaatgtcaaattttttatgCCTTTTTACTCTCAGCTTGAGGAGTTGAATGGTACCATTCACTCTCCAGAATACACCTTACAGAAGT comes from the Lytechinus variegatus isolate NC3 chromosome 9, Lvar_3.0, whole genome shotgun sequence genome and includes:
- the LOC121421264 gene encoding adenosine deaminase 2-like, encoding MEIFHHSRCFSQLLLCLGLFYSTRADGGIPLSKYLDERNQFLQNEIVRGVGADLVLNQKEKRVDDILLAAKKKEFIEGFAETFPPTVNFLEGKPLVEKSVVFDIIKRMPKGGILHIHEISMADPWWVIQTITYLPHLHYCVMDDYFSSIHFKFSEAMPQEKPAECKTEWLLVSEEREAMGSSSFDQLLYHNLTMFAQHPDDVYANTTMSWLRFLKALNSLTDLYYSTTSFELFVRQSLLQMVQDNVQYVEIRSLLFPLEELNGTIHSPEYTLQKFIKVAEEFKKSYPNEFVGLKIIESSIRHPVNRTFIMDQVLQAIDLRKRYPDYFAGYDLVAQEDGGGPIFDYLNELLYPSEVGADLPFFFHAGETNWQGTFVDDNLIDAILLNTSRIGHGFAITKHPSVMEIVKSKGIAIELNPISNQVLHLVHDLRNHIGATLIADDYPVVVSSDDPAAWGSLPLSHDYYMAFMAMSGETTGLTLLKQLALNTFKYSAMTEHEKAAANGLWHAKWDIFLDEIIAKYERTGTTVKEEL